AATACCATTGCGACCAGCAACTATGGCGTGGATTTTTCAGCGGCGATTGCGAGCAAAAACGTTTATGGCGTGCAATTCCACCCTGAACGTTCAGGCAAAAACGGGGCGCAGCTGTTGAAAAACTTTGTGGAGAATATTTAATGGCGGAAGTGTTAGCCTTAAAAATCGGTTTGGTAGAAAACATCACTTTTGCGGACGGTACAACTTTAGAAAGCGCCATTCGCAAGCAACCAGTGGACAAAATCACCGTTCACGAATTAGGCGCGGAAGGTAATGATGTAGGCTTGAAAGCGCATCATGGTGGTGTGGATAAAGCGTTGTTTTTTATGGCGGATAAAACCTTTGAAAAATTAACCGCACTTATCGGCAAGGATTTCGATTGGAAAAGTAGAGCAGTTTACGGTGAGAATTTTATCGTTTCCGAATTGGACGAAACCAACGTTTGTGTGGGCGACCGTTATCAAATCGGCGATGTAATCGTAGAAGTGTCGCAACCACGCAAACCTTGTGAGCGTTTGTCGCTCAATTCTGAGTGTGCGGAGACACAAAAAATCGTGCGAGAGCAAGGCTTAACCGGTTGGTATGTGCGTGTGGTTCAAACCGGTGTTTGTCAAAAAGGCGACAAAATTCACCGCTTGCAACGCCCGTATCCAGATTTAACCATTATTCATCTAAACCAACTTGCCGCACAAAAGCCCACAGAGACAATGCGTGCAGAGTTAGAAAAAGCCTTGGCTTGCGATGTGTTGGCAGAGGCATTTAAGCGGACGTTGAGAACACAATTATCAAGAATTTAACTACCCTTCCCCTCTCCCGCAAGCGGGCGAGGGGTAGGATTGATACAAGGACAAACACAATGAAAAAATCCATTATCATCCCCGCACTTGATTTGATTGACGGGCAGGTGGTGCGGTTACACCAAGGCGATTATGCCAAACAGACAACTTATAGTGATAATCCGATTGAGCAATTTACCAGCTACCTTGCACAAGGGGCGGAGCAGTTGCATTTGGTGGATTTGACGGGGGCGAAAGATCCTGCCAAAAGACAAACCGTACTTATCGGTGAGATTATTGCGGCGACCAAATGTAAAATCCAAGTGGGTGGTGGTATTCGCACCGAGCAAGATGTGGCAGATTTATTGGCGGTGGGGGCGAATCGTGTGGTGATTGGCTCCACAGCGGTCAAAGAGCGTAAGATGGTGAAAGGCTGGTTTAATAAATACGGTGCGGAAAAATTCGTGTTAGCGTTGGACGTAAACATCAATGCAAGCGGTCAAAAAATTATTGCGATTAGCGGTTGGCAAGAGGCAAGTGGCGTGTCGTTGGAAGAATTGATTGAAGATTTCCAATCGGTTGGCTTGCAGCACGTTTTATGTACGGACATTTCCCGTGATGGCACGTTGGCGGGGTCAAATGTGGATTTATACAAAGAAATTTGTGCGAAATACCCTGATGTCAATTTCCAATCCTCGGGAGGTATCGGTTCTCTTGCCGATATTCAGGCGTTAAAAGGCACAGGCGTGGCTGGCGTAATCGTGGGGCGTGCGTTGTTAGAAGGTAAATTTAATGTAGCGGAGGCAATCGAATGTTGGCAAAACGGATAATCCCTTGTTTAGACGTGCGTGACGGGCAAGTAGTCAAAGGCGTACAATTCCGCAATCACGAAATTATCGGCGACATCGTACCGCTTGCCAAACGCTATGCGGAAGAAGGGGCGGATGAATTGGTATTCTACGACATTACCGCTTCCAGTGATGGACGCACGGTGGATAAAAGCTGGGTGCAGCGCGTGGCAGAAGTGATCGATATTCCCTTCTGTGTGGCGGGTGGCATTAAAACCATTGAGGATGCCGAGCAGATTTTTGCTTTTGGTGCGGATAAAATCTCTATAAATTCGCCCGCACTTGCGGATCCTGATCTGATTTCCCGCCTTGCGGATCGTTTTGGCGTGCAAGCGATTGTGGTGGGCATTGATAGCTGGTTCGAAAAAGAAACAGGCAAGTATTGGGTCAATCAATACACCGGCGATGAAAAACGTACCCGCCAAACCAACTGGCAGCTGCTCGATTGGGTGCAAGAAGTGCAAAAACGTGGCGCAGGCGAAATCGTACTGAATATGATGAACCAAGACGGCGTACGCAACGGCTATGATTTAGTCCAACTGAAAAAAGTGCGTGAAATCTGCCACGTGCCACTAATCGCCTCAGGCGGCGCCGGCGAAATGCTGCATTTTCGTGACGCGTTTGTGAAAGCGAATGTAGACGGTGCATTGGCGGCGAGTGTGTTTCATAAGCAGATTATCAATATTGGCGAATTGAAAAAATATTTAGCCAAAGATAATGTAGAAATTCGCAGATAATTGTAGGGGCGGGGTTTATCCCCGCCCATAAACCATTAAACACAACGGGCGAGGATAAACCTCGTTCCTACAAAGAAGATAATATGAATATTAGAAATATAGATTGGCAAAAAGTCGATAACCTTCTCCCCGTTATCGTCCAAAACGCCCAAACTTGCGAAGTCCTAATGCTGGGTTATATGAACCAAGCAGCACTAGACAAAACATTAGCTGAGAAAAAAGTGACGTTTTTCTCTCGCACCAAACAACGTTTATGGACGAAAGGGGAAACCTCGGGGCATTTCTTAAACGTAGTTGATATGAGCTTGGATTGCGATAACGATACGTTATTAATTTTAGCTAACCCAATCGGTCCAACTTGTCACACAGGAAAAGAAAGCTGTTTTCATCAGTTTGAAGCGCAGTCCGAAGGCGAATGGTCCTGGTTTGCGAAGTTAGAACAAGTGTTAGCCGCGCGCAAAAATGCTGATCCTGAAAGTTCTTATACCGCCAAACTTTATGCCAAAGGCACGAAGAAAATTGCGCAGAAAGTCGGTGAAGAAGGCGTTGAAACCGCACTGGCGGCGATGGCGAAAGATCCTGATGAATTGGTGAGCGAAGCGGCAGATTTGGTCTATCACTTAACGGTGTTGTTACACAATGAAAATCTGACGTGGCACGATGTAATTGAAAAACTTAAAGAGCGTCATCAAGGCATTGGATTGCATCCTGAAGGTTCAAATAAATAATGACTAAAATTGGGTATGGCGTCTTATTCTAAGAGGCCTATACTTAATTTATGTAAAATTTTTTGAAAAATTAAACAAATTATGCAAAATCCATTTACAGCCTCTTGGAGTTCCAAAGGCAACACACTTTGCTTAGGCTATTGGGAAATTGAGTACAACGGTAAACCGATCAAACTACCTTCCGATCGTCGAGATCAGGATATGGGAACGCAAAAAATCTATAATTTTATCGATCCCGAAGATGAATTATATCTAGAAGGGTTAGATGAAGATGATTGGATTGTAGCAAATATTGATTGGCTGACCGATTTATTTATTCAGGAAAACATCCCGATTGAAGAACAATATATGCGCTATTTTTACCAAGCGGTAAACAAAGACGATTGGCGCTGTGGCAGTTGCGGGGGCTGTATTTAAGCGGATGTAAAAACGTCTCCAAAATTGACCGCACTTTACTGCGCTTTTTTACGCAGCAATTTATCAATCACTCTCGACACCGCAAAAAAACCAAAGGTGGCGGTAATCATCGTTGCCGCACCAAATCCGTTGGCACAATTCATGCTTGCCGATACCTCACAATGCTCTCCCATTTGTGGAAAAATCAAAGGTTGGGTGGAAAAAACACAATCCACCCCAAATTTCCGTTTAGGATTTTGTGTAAAACCATATTCCTTGCGTAAAAGTGACCGCACTTTTGCCGCCAACGGATCTTGAATAGTTTTACTTAAATCAGCAATTTGAATTTGCGTCGGATCCGTTTGCCCGCCCGCGCCACCAATGGTAATAACCGGTATTTTGTGGCGCTTACAATAAGCAATCAACGCTGCCTTGGTTTTCACATTATCAATAGCGTCAATCACATAGTCATAATCGCGATTAAGATAATCCGCCAAATTATCCGCCGCAATAAAATCGTCAATAATTTCGACCGCACATTCCGGATTAATCAAGCGTACCCGCTCTTTCATCACCTCCGTTTTGAGCAAGCCTACATTGCCGGATAAAGCATGAAGTTGACGATTGATATTGGTGACACAAATATCGTCCATATCAATCATCGTAATATTACCGATACCTGAACGAGCCAAGGCTTCCACTACCCAAGAACCAACGCCGCCAATGCCGATTACTGCAATATGCGATTGACGTAAAACCGCTAAAGCCTCTGCGCCATACAAACGACCAATGCCGCCAAAGCGCTGTTCATAATTATCGATACGTTCCGTCATTATTGTAATAACCAAGCTCTACCATAATGTTTAGATAAGCCAGCAATATGTCCTGCTTCATCACCAATACCGCGATATAAGTCAAAATGATGACCTTTGACAGCACCACCAACATCCAATGCCACCATTAAATGTAATTTATGCTCACCGGTCCAATTTCCGTTTTTATCAATTTGTGGTACTTCAACCAATAAAACAGAACCTGATGGGATCACGTTTCTGTCGGAAGCAATAGATGCCATCGGCACTAAAGGGACACCAGCGGAACCGCGCACTTTTCCATTCGGATCATTTTTAAAGAATACATAAGATGGATTACGCTCTAACAATCCTTGTAAACGTGAAGGATTTGCTTTCGCCCAATCTTTGATAGCTTGGATGGACATTTTTTCTTTTGGAATTTCACCATCTTCTACCAATAAACGTCCAACTGCGACATAATCAAAACCGTTTTGCCCGGCATACGCAAAATAGTTTAAATCACCATTGCCAAAATCCACATAACCACTACCCTGCACGCCTAATAAAAAGTTATCAATCATCGAATCGCTATAGGCTAATTCTAAACCTTTACCTCTCAATGCTCCGGCATAAATTTGCGCACGAGTAAAACGCTTTTGCGCAGGCATGGCATAAATAGGCTGATTATACTTTCCTTGTTCGCTACGGCGGGCGTGAATAACTGGAGAATAATACCCAGTCATCAGTACATTTTGATAACCGTCTTGCCCTTTTAATACTTTAGGATTAATACCATAATTAGCTAATTCATTAACATTGGCTCCGGCTAATACCCAATTCGTAATCTTGCCATAAGCAGTGGCAAAACGATTAGTTAAACTATTGGAATAACCACGAACATTGGATAATTGCGTTAAAAAATCGCCTTGATTTGTGACCGCACTTTTATTATCAATAGCAGATACTGGCATTAAATTGGCTTGTTGATAGGTTCGACCAGCATATTTGGCGCCAAATTGTTCCGGGCTAGCGCTGTTGTTGCTATTTTTTGTCGTTTGTGGAGCGGATGAACAAGCAGCTAATAAAAACATACCACAAATTGCAGCAAATTTTTTGCTTGAAAAAGATTTTAAAAACATATTGATTCCTAACTAAATAAAATAAACAAAATTAAGGTTGCATAAAGTACCAAAAAATGCGCTAAATACATAGCATTTTTCATGTAATATGCAGAAAAAACATTCGGATCGTTTATTTTTATAACAAACAAACGTTTTTTATCGGATTTTTACTTGCATAAAAATCTAAAAGGCGTATAGTACGCCTCCACAGACGCGGGGTGGAGCAGCTTGGTAGCTCGTCGGGCTCATAACCCGAAGGCCGTCGGTTCAAATCCGGCCCCCGCAACCAGATTTCGTAAAGCGGTTTGTTTATAACAAACCGCTTTTTTGTTATGCTGAAAACAAACAAAAGTGCGGTCATTTTTTACGTTGTTTTTTATAAATATTCGTGGCAATGCCATTTTACTAGCATAAAAAAACCATCATTGCTGATGGTCTTTGTTCTCTCTTGATTTGACTAAACTAAAACAGCGACGTTTTCCGCTTTTTTACCACGTTTATCATCAATAATATCGAAAGTCACTGCTTGACCTTCTTTTAAAGTGCGAAACCCATTGGTTTGAATGGCTGAAAAATGAACAAATACATCTTCACCATTTTCCGCTTGTAAAAAACCAAATCCTTTTGTTTCGTTGAACCATTTAACGGTTCCTTTACTTTGTGACATTACATAATCCTAATAAATAAAAATCTTGAGATAGCGCTATAAAATATGGTGATATAAAACAAATTTTTTAATTTAGCCAGTCAATTATTCGTGCTATCCATTACACCTTTACGATAAAGGCAATGCCATACTAACAGTATATTTTATAAATAGCACGCTTTATTTTGCGATAATATCAAATTTCTTACTTTGTCGATAATTTATCCAATAATTTTTGGTGAATACCACCAAAACTTCCGTTTGACATCACCAAAATATGATCGCTTTCACGCGCCTCTGCGACCACCATATCGACTAATTTATCAATATTTCCCGACCAGCTTGCCGGTTGCACACATTGATTAGCAATCTCCACCACATCCCAAGGAATGCTGTCCGGTTGCAATAAAAAGACATGATCCGCACGCGCCAACGCAGGAGCAATTTCGTCTTTATGCACACCCATTTTCATAGTGTTAGAACGCGGCTCCAATACCGCTAAAATGCGCACGCCACCGCCTACTTTATCGCGAAGTGCGGTCAATGTTGCAAGAATTTCCGCTGGATGGTGAGCAAAATCATCATACACCGTCACGCCATTCACCTGCCCTTTCACTTCCAAACGGCGTTTGGCATTCACAAAACTGGATAAGGCTTTACAGGCATTTTCAATACTCACCCCCGCATGATGCGCCGCAGCAATCGCCATCAAGGCATTATGCATATTATGCTGTCCGACAATATTCCATTGTACTTCGCCTGCTTTTTCGCCATTATGATACACTTCAAAATGCGAACTATCATTCGTCAAACGTTCCGCATACCATTGTTGATCTTTACCCAAATATTGACATTGCGACCAGCAGCCCATCTCCAAGGTTTCTTTAACACTTTGTTCATTAGCAACGGACAAAATTCGCCCACTTGCTGGGATGGTGCGGATCATGTGATGAAATTGGCGTTGAATGGCTTTTAAATCGTCAAAAATATCTGCATGATCAAAACCAATATTATTGATGATCAATGTTTTTGGATTGTAATGCACAAATTTTGAACGCTTATCAAAAAATGCAGTATCATATTCATCCGCTTCGATTACAAAAAACGGACTTTTGCCTAAACGAGCGGATGTCCCAAAATTCCCAGCAATACCGCCAATCAAAAAGCCGGGTTCCAAGCCATTCTGTTCTAAAATCCAGCTTAACATACCGGTGGTTGTGGTTTTACCATGGGTTCCGGAAACTGCCAACACCCAACGATCACGCAATAAATGATCATGTAGCCATTGTGGACCAGAAGTATAAGGGAGATTATTTTCCAATACATATTCGACACAGGGATTTCCGCGTTTCATCGCGTTACCGATCACCACCAAATCCGGCGCTGGTTGCAATTGGGAAATGTCATAGTGGGGAATAATTTCAATACCGCTCTCTTGTAAAAATGTACTCATTGGCGGGTAAACATTAGTATCCGAGCCGGTCACTTTGTAGCCCATTTGTTTCGCGATAATCGCAATACCACCCATAAATGTGCCACAAATACCTAAAATATGAAGATGTTTTATTGTCATTTTTGTCTCTTATCAAAAAATTATGTAACTTTTACAAAAAAAGTGTGGGTTAGATCACAGAGTTTAAAATCTGTCTTATTATCTTAAAGTCAAGGTTGCTATAATAAATCAACTTTCCGAGAGAGTAAAATTTATTCCAAAAATAAGGATACTATATGAAAACATTAGGTCAATTTGTTATTGAAAAACAAGCCGAATATCCCAATGCCAAGGGAGAATTATCCGGCATTCTTTCCTCCATCCGTTTAGTGGCAAAAGTGATTCACCGCGACATCAACCGCGCTGGTTTAACCAATAATATCATTGGTAACAACGGGGTAGAAAATGTACAAGGGGAAGCGCAGATGAAACTGGATTTATTTGCGCACAACACCATGAAACAAGCATTAATTACACGCGAAGAAGTTGCAGGATTTGCTTCCGAAGAAGAAGAAAATTTCGTCGCATTTGATACCGAACGCGGCAGAAATGCCAAATATGTCATCTTAACCGATCCGCTTGACGGTTCTTCCAATATCGACGTCAACGTCGCCGTCGGTACTATTTTCTCTATCTATCGCCGCGTTTCTCCAATCGGTACACCGGTGACATTGGAAGATTTCTTACAACCGGGTAATCGCCAAGTTGCTGCCGGTTATATTGTTTATGGTTCCTCCACTATGCTAGTTTATACCACGGGTAACGGTGTCAACGGATTTACCTATGATCCGTCTTTAGGTGTATTTTGTCTTTCCCATGAAAATATCCAAATTCCACAAAGCGGCAAAATCTACTCCATTAACGAAGGACAATATTTAAAATTCCCAATGGGCGTAAAAAAATACATTAAATATTGCCAAGAAGAAGACAAAGCGACTTCTCGTCCTTATACATCCCGCTATATCGGCTCCTTAGTTTCCGATTTCCATCGAAATATGTTAAAAGGCGGAATTTATATTTATCCAAGCGCCACCAACTATCCAAATGGTAAGCTGCGCTTATTATATGAAGGTAACCCAATGGCATTCTTAGCGGAACAAGCCGGCGGCATCGCCAGTGACGGATATCGTCGCATTTTAGATATTCAACCAACCGCCTTACACGAACGCGTTCCGTTGTTTATCGGCTCAAAAGAGATGGTCAACAAAGCGCAAGACTTTATGCGCGAATTCGGTTAATCTCGCCCATTCACTCAAACATACCGCCACGAAAGCTGAAATCTCGGCATTGTGGCGGTATCATTTTCTATAAAATATCATCGCCATGTAAAAAACGTAAAAAGTGCGGTTAAAATTTAAGAAATTTTACTCATCTAAATGGATAAATACATTACAATAGGCTTATCGTATAAAGCAGAAATCCATCAATGATGACGAGGAAAATATGTGGCATTGCAAACCCTTTAACGCGCTGACAACGACAGAGCTTTTTCACATTTATCAAGTCCGCGTAGCAGTGTTTGTGGTGGAACAGGCATGTGCTTATCCTGAAGTAGATGAAAAAGATCTAATCGCGCAGCATCTTTTTTACCAAGAAAATGGAAAAATTCTTGCCTACGCTCGAATTATTCCCTCTGAAAGTGCGGTGCATTTTGGGCGAGTTTTAGTGGTCGAAACCGCCCGTCATTTAGGTCTAGGACGACAATTAATCGAGAAAGTCTTAACTGAAATCCAACGCCAATGGGCGGACAAACCAATTCATATTCAAGCGCAAACCTACCTACGAGATTTCTATGCATCCTTTGGTTTTCAAGCCATATCAGAAGCCTATTTAGAAGACGGTATCCCGCATATTGATATGGAAAAATAATCATGAACGCCACACATTTTACTGTTCAAATTCAACAACGTTATGGCATAAAAGCTGAATATCCGTGGGCAAAATTTCCCGATTACGCCATATTCCGCCACGCTCATCACCGCAAATGGTTTGCACTATTGATGAACATTACCGCCAATAAAATCGGTTTAGCCAGTAGGGATGAAATCAATATTGTAAACCTCAAAGCCAAACCGGAGGAAGTCGGATCTTTGCGTAGGATAAAAGGAATTTATCCCGCTTATCATATGAATAAAGAGCATTGGATCAGCGTGCATTTAGGCGAAATTGAAGAAACATTGCTGTGGGAATTACTGGATGAAAGTTTTTATTTGACGGTAAAAAAATAAAAGTGCAGTGGAATTTATAGTTATTTTTTATATAAAAACACTGTTCTCTTTTAATTATCCAAACTAAATCTCACTTGCATCTCTTGAATCACTTCTATCGGATCTAATTCTAACCCTTTACAATATTGAATAAATTCAAAAATATCCAAACGTCTATCACCGGTTTCAACTTTACCGATAAAAGAATGAACAACGCCCAACTTAGCTCCCATCTCACGCTGTGAGAGTCCTAAGTCTTTTCTACGCTGCAATAATAATTCTCTTAACCAGAGATGTTCATCAGAATGAACAGATAATCTTAAATTTCCCATTGCACCTATTTTAGGTACAATGTAAAATGTACCTGTTTTAGGTACAATATTAAGGAGAAATTATGACATTTTGGCAAAAAACTTTTGGCGGGTTAAATCTCCCATACTACATTCGCCATTTTCTTTTTGGTCTTATCTTTTTTGTATTCTTTGTTGTAACACTTGTTGTGAATAACCAACACGCATCAATAGAAAAAAATATCGCTGATATTATCCTGTTCAGCATTTTGCAACTACTTTATCCTTATTCAAGATTTGTGTATGAATCTGTTATCGGCTATATCATGGGAGAAAATGTATTTTTCATCAATTCGCTCATTATGTTACTAGCAAAATTCATCACGATGGCAATGTGCTGGATATTTTCATTTGTAATCGCACCAATTGGATTGGCGTATTTATATTACTATTATTCTCGACAAGAAAAGAAAGAAAAGGAAGAGGGAAAGGATACAATACAACCCAAAGCCGACTAAAATTAATATTGATAAACGCGCGATTATTCACCAAATAACGCCACACTATTACGCCAGATTTGATCTTCAATCATCTCTGGCGTTTCTTGTCTTAGGCTACATAATGCATTAAAGACATTTACAATGCGCTGCGGTCGGTTAGGCTGACCTTGAAAGCCGAAAACCGGCATATCCGGCGTATCCGTTTCCAGCACGAGGCTGTCTAAAGGAAGTTTGCTGATAGTTTGTCGGGTTTTATTTGCTCGTTGATAGGTAATCGTGCCACCGACGCCAATTTTATAGCCCAGATCCACAAAACGTTTTGCTTGATCGTAGCTGCCGGAAAATCCGTGTACCACGCCACATTTTGGCAATGCAATACGTTTTAGAAAAACAATTAATTGATCATGTGATTTACGCGAATGCAAATTCACCGGTAAGTTAAATTGTTTAGCAAAGGACAATTGCGCCTCCAAAAAGTCACATTGTTTGCGCCACAATGTCTCGCTTAACAACGTCTCCACACCGCGTTCCAAACCAATTTCCGCCACGGCACTACAAGCCGAACCACGTTGATAAAGCGCTTGAGCCAGTCGTTCTAAATCCGAAAA
This portion of the [Pasteurella] aerogenes genome encodes:
- a CDS encoding putative acyltransferase, which produces MWHCKPFNALTTTELFHIYQVRVAVFVVEQACAYPEVDEKDLIAQHLFYQENGKILAYARIIPSESAVHFGRVLVVETARHLGLGRQLIEKVLTEIQRQWADKPIHIQAQTYLRDFYASFGFQAISEAYLEDGIPHIDMEK
- a CDS encoding transcriptional regulator, y4mF family is translated as MGNLRLSVHSDEHLWLRELLLQRRKDLGLSQREMGAKLGVVHSFIGKVETGDRRLDIFEFIQYCKGLELDPIEVIQEMQVRFSLDN
- the hisF gene encoding imidazole glycerol phosphate synthase subunit HisF, whose amino-acid sequence is MLAKRIIPCLDVRDGQVVKGVQFRNHEIIGDIVPLAKRYAEEGADELVFYDITASSDGRTVDKSWVQRVAEVIDIPFCVAGGIKTIEDAEQIFAFGADKISINSPALADPDLISRLADRFGVQAIVVGIDSWFEKETGKYWVNQYTGDEKRTRQTNWQLLDWVQEVQKRGAGEIVLNMMNQDGVRNGYDLVQLKKVREICHVPLIASGGAGEMLHFRDAFVKANVDGALAASVFHKQIINIGELKKYLAKDNVEIRR
- the hisI gene encoding histidine biosynthesis bifunctional protein HisIE, which codes for MNIRNIDWQKVDNLLPVIVQNAQTCEVLMLGYMNQAALDKTLAEKKVTFFSRTKQRLWTKGETSGHFLNVVDMSLDCDNDTLLILANPIGPTCHTGKESCFHQFEAQSEGEWSWFAKLEQVLAARKNADPESSYTAKLYAKGTKKIAQKVGEEGVETALAAMAKDPDELVSEAADLVYHLTVLLHNENLTWHDVIEKLKERHQGIGLHPEGSNK
- the mpl gene encoding UDP-N-acetylmuramate:L-alanyl-gamma-D-glutamyl-meso-diaminopimelate ligase; the protein is MTIKHLHILGICGTFMGGIAIIAKQMGYKVTGSDTNVYPPMSTFLQESGIEIIPHYDISQLQPAPDLVVIGNAMKRGNPCVEYVLENNLPYTSGPQWLHDHLLRDRWVLAVSGTHGKTTTTGMLSWILEQNGLEPGFLIGGIAGNFGTSARLGKSPFFVIEADEYDTAFFDKRSKFVHYNPKTLIINNIGFDHADIFDDLKAIQRQFHHMIRTIPASGRILSVANEQSVKETLEMGCWSQCQYLGKDQQWYAERLTNDSSHFEVYHNGEKAGEVQWNIVGQHNMHNALMAIAAAHHAGVSIENACKALSSFVNAKRRLEVKGQVNGVTVYDDFAHHPAEILATLTALRDKVGGGVRILAVLEPRSNTMKMGVHKDEIAPALARADHVFLLQPDSIPWDVVEIANQCVQPASWSGNIDKLVDMVVAEARESDHILVMSNGSFGGIHQKLLDKLSTK
- the cspC gene encoding cold shock-like protein CspC, with amino-acid sequence MSQSKGTVKWFNETKGFGFLQAENGEDVFVHFSAIQTNGFRTLKEGQAVTFDIIDDKRGKKAENVAVLV
- the yyaQ gene encoding protein YyaQ, with the translated sequence MNATHFTVQIQQRYGIKAEYPWAKFPDYAIFRHAHHRKWFALLMNITANKIGLASRDEINIVNLKAKPEEVGSLRRIKGIYPAYHMNKEHWISVHLGEIEETLLWELLDESFYLTVKK
- the fbp gene encoding fructose-1,6-bisphosphatase class 1; amino-acid sequence: MKTLGQFVIEKQAEYPNAKGELSGILSSIRLVAKVIHRDINRAGLTNNIIGNNGVENVQGEAQMKLDLFAHNTMKQALITREEVAGFASEEEENFVAFDTERGRNAKYVILTDPLDGSSNIDVNVAVGTIFSIYRRVSPIGTPVTLEDFLQPGNRQVAAGYIVYGSSTMLVYTTGNGVNGFTYDPSLGVFCLSHENIQIPQSGKIYSINEGQYLKFPMGVKKYIKYCQEEDKATSRPYTSRYIGSLVSDFHRNMLKGGIYIYPSATNYPNGKLRLLYEGNPMAFLAEQAGGIASDGYRRILDIQPTALHERVPLFIGSKEMVNKAQDFMREFG
- the hisA gene encoding 1-(5-phosphoribosyl)-5-[(5-phosphoribosylamino)methylideneamino] imidazole-4-carboxamide isomerase, producing MKKSIIIPALDLIDGQVVRLHQGDYAKQTTYSDNPIEQFTSYLAQGAEQLHLVDLTGAKDPAKRQTVLIGEIIAATKCKIQVGGGIRTEQDVADLLAVGANRVVIGSTAVKERKMVKGWFNKYGAEKFVLALDVNINASGQKIIAISGWQEASGVSLEELIEDFQSVGLQHVLCTDISRDGTLAGSNVDLYKEICAKYPDVNFQSSGGIGSLADIQALKGTGVAGVIVGRALLEGKFNVAEAIECWQNG
- the moeB_2 gene encoding UBA/THIF-type NAD/FAD binding fold family protein, with the protein product MTERIDNYEQRFGGIGRLYGAEALAVLRQSHIAVIGIGGVGSWVVEALARSGIGNITMIDMDDICVTNINRQLHALSGNVGLLKTEVMKERVRLINPECAVEIIDDFIAADNLADYLNRDYDYVIDAIDNVKTKAALIAYCKRHKIPVITIGGAGGQTDPTQIQIADLSKTIQDPLAAKVRSLLRKEYGFTQNPKRKFGVDCVFSTQPLIFPQMGEHCEVSASMNCANGFGAATMITATFGFFAVSRVIDKLLRKKAQ
- the mltA gene encoding membrane-bound lytic murein transglycosylase A — its product is MFLKSFSSKKFAAICGMFLLAACSSAPQTTKNSNNSASPEQFGAKYAGRTYQQANLMPVSAIDNKSAVTNQGDFLTQLSNVRGYSNSLTNRFATAYGKITNWVLAGANVNELANYGINPKVLKGQDGYQNVLMTGYYSPVIHARRSEQGKYNQPIYAMPAQKRFTRAQIYAGALRGKGLELAYSDSMIDNFLLGVQGSGYVDFGNGDLNYFAYAGQNGFDYVAVGRLLVEDGEIPKEKMSIQAIKDWAKANPSRLQGLLERNPSYVFFKNDPNGKVRGSAGVPLVPMASIASDRNVIPSGSVLLVEVPQIDKNGNWTGEHKLHLMVALDVGGAVKGHHFDLYRGIGDEAGHIAGLSKHYGRAWLLQ
- the yjjV gene encoding deoxyribonuclease TatD-like protein; translated protein: MAFFDTHTHLDYLAQMTSEPLAQLMDNAQAAGVEKILIVAVLEKDFKTIEKMTALYPNQLYYGLGLHPLYIEQHQFSDLERLAQALYQRGSACSAVAEIGLERGVETLLSETLWRKQCDFLEAQLSFAKQFNLPVNLHSRKSHDQLIVFLKRIALPKCGVVHGFSGSYDQAKRFVDLGYKIGVGGTITYQRANKTRQTISKLPLDSLVLETDTPDMPVFGFQGQPNRPQRIVNVFNALCSLRQETPEMIEDQIWRNSVALFGE
- the yiiM gene encoding 6-N-hydroxylaminopurine resistance protein, with amino-acid sequence MAEVLALKIGLVENITFADGTTLESAIRKQPVDKITVHELGAEGNDVGLKAHHGGVDKALFFMADKTFEKLTALIGKDFDWKSRAVYGENFIVSELDETNVCVGDRYQIGDVIVEVSQPRKPCERLSLNSECAETQKIVREQGLTGWYVRVVQTGVCQKGDKIHRLQRPYPDLTIIHLNQLAAQKPTETMRAELEKALACDVLAEAFKRTLRTQLSRI